From the Nymphaea colorata isolate Beijing-Zhang1983 unplaced genomic scaffold, ASM883128v2 scaffold0331, whole genome shotgun sequence genome, one window contains:
- the LOC116244809 gene encoding uncharacterized protein LOC116244809, which yields MEKFKFAIKRYKNDQLRVINDKADREEEFELAKIKNEANNKNEDVFKRMEDNIKVAEKIFKSRKTNECRMSEMKVRFDMVEKIEEDAKAKLKIQKADLPTYRALLKQLIKQGLIKLLEEDVEIRCLREDEALVREVMGGCEREFNEECEVKTKIVVSTQNYLVAADLGGVTLTSLKGRIVCDNTLRARLSYCLQLLLPEIRELLFHDSDLYLAQRKKEKKEADLQRRRAVAENQKH from the coding sequence ATGGAGAAGTTCAAGTTCGCCATCAAGCGATACAAAAACGACCAGCTGCGAGTCATCAACGACAAGGCCGACCGCGAGGAGGAGTTCGAACTCGCCAAGATCAAAAACGAGGCCAACAATAAAAACGAAGACGTATTCAAACGCATGGAGGACAACATCAAAGTCGCAGAGAAGATCTTCAAGAGCAGGAAGACCAACGAGTGCCGCATGTCCGAAATGAAGGTCAGGTTCGACATGGTCGAGAAGATCGAGGAGGACGCCAAGGCCAAACTCAAGATTCAGAAGGCAGACCTGCCCACCTACAGGGCGCTGCTGAAGCAGCTGATTAAGCAGGGATTGATCAAGCTGCTCGAGGAGGATGTTGAAATCCGCTGCCTGCGCGAGGACGAGGCGCTGGTGCGGGAGGTCATGGGAGGCTGCGAGCGCGAGTTCAACGAGGAGTGCGAGGTCAAGACCAAGATCGTGGTGAGCACGCAGAACTACCTGGTGGCTGCCGACCTCGGCGGAGTCACCCTCACCTCCCTCAAGGGCAGGATCGTCTGCGACAACACCCTCAGGGCGCGTCTCAGCTACTGCCTCCAACTGCTCCTCCCCGAAATCAGAGAACTGCTCTTCCACGATAGCGACCTCTACCTCGCCCAGCgcaagaaggagaagaaggaggccGACCTGCAGAGGAGGAGGGCGGTCGCCGAAAACCAAAAGCACTGA
- the LOC116244810 gene encoding V-type proton ATPase subunit E2-like, with the protein MVEVLALQGDVGHDVLLWITLTTLGMRVLTNIARSWLPSRGQPKSYPTIKDFVLQEAHERAFERLVMGLKEFEKEKAKIVEEKKEGIDSAVGEVDLRIDDRYSLTEKNVDTNTNRLKKSDESNICFGGVIMTNEDGLIVCKNTMDARLELAYQSMLPTIRASLYD; encoded by the exons ATGGTGGAAGTTTTGGCTCTGCAGGGGGACGTGGGGCACGATGTCCTGTTGTGGATCACCCTCACCACCTTGGGAATGCGGGTCTTGACGAACATCGCGAGGTCCTGGTTGCCGAGTCGGGGACAGCCGAAG TCATATCCAACAATAAAGGACTTCGTCCTGCAGGAGGCCCACGAGCGCGCCTTCGAACGCTTGGTCATGGGGCTCAAGGAGTTCGAGAAGGAAAAGGCCAAGATCGTCGAGGAGAAAAAGGAG GGCATCGACAGCGCGGTGGGCGAGGTGGACCTGCGCATCGACGACCGCTACTCCCTCACCGAGAAGAACGTGGACACCAATACCAACCGGCTCAAGAAGAGCGACGAGTCCAACATCTGCTTCGGAGGAGTCATAATGACCAACGAGGACGGACTCATCGTCTGCAAGAACACGATGGACGCGCGGTTGGAACTGGCCTACCAGAGCATGCTGCCGACCATCAGGGCGAGTCTGTACGACTAG
- the LOC116244811 gene encoding uncharacterized protein LOC116244811 encodes MAEKYLDIKKLAGKFRVNNLNEHYEILGESAETVDTVIDNFVTKRLNDMQGLFVSIHYTDLKTFTNSSGHLRVVLNANHKNPDQFLPALEVVLYIADKVAGLKLTANAKARALKAREAYNQLKEKEELEKHNEELRKKKEEKLRQEDAWIRSLPPEKQKREEEKRKKKELNKMMKGKVLKM; translated from the coding sequence atgGCCGAAAAGTATCTCGACATCAAGAAATTGGCAGGCAAGTTTAGAGTCAACAACCTCAACGAACACTATGAAATCTTGGGAGAGTCTGCTGAGACCGTCGACACAGTCATCGACAACTTCGTCACCAAGAGGCTCAACGACATGCAGGGCCTCTTCGTCTCCATCCACTACACCGATCTCAAGACTTTCACCAACTCGTCAGGCCACCTGCGAGTCGTCCTCAACGCAAACCACAAAAATCCTGACCAGTTCCTGCCCGCCTTGGAGGTTGTACTCTACATCGCCGATAAAGTAGCAGGACTGAAGCTGACAGCCAACGCCAAGGCCAGAGCTCTGAAGGCGAGAGAGGCCTACAACCAGctgaaggagaaggaagagctGGAGAAGCACAACGAGGAgctgaggaagaagaaggaggagaagctAAGGCAGGAGGACGCCTGGATCCGCAGCCTTCCTCCCGAGAAgcagaagagggaggaggagaagaggaagaagaaggagcttAATAAGATGATGAAGGGAAAAGTGCTTAAAATGTGA